GCCCTATTGCAGAAAGGGCATTGATCTTCAAAGGCATTGATTCAAGGACCAATTAAGTCTTGTTTGATTGTAAGACTCAACTGAAATCAATATTCAGTCTAATTTAACTCAATACATCTTTATATGTGGAACcgacaacctttttcaatttttcataaataatactaaacttattttaaaatctaaacacATATAACTAACTTTACCTACTcaattcactattattcatacaAAATTCAGTTTAACTCAACATGGAAACGTAGCCTAAAAGAGCCATGCTAGCCATCATTAATGACCGACTGAGAATCGAGTACTGCTACGTACGTATGCATGGCCTCACGCAtgattaatattattgttatatgCATGCAGAGGACGTGGctcaataatattattgtagctCAGAAGTTTAACTAAGAGATTgcataaatattgttagtactgaccttaattaattaacttgAGGGGATGATCAACAGTACTAAATTCGGAGCAAAAAACAgcttttatatctttttattttttgctcgATCGTTCTGGTACCGTACgtatgttttttaataaaatgatgcTTGAAGTTGTACAAATATTTGTTTGCTAAAGAGGATTAGGGTTCTAATTTGAATGAATTATCCTATAGGCGTAGATTAATTCCTCGATAAAGGCGTTGACGGTCCCAAACTTTTACCTTAACGAATTAAGTTCGATCATACCTTTCTAAATTACGAGCTTTTATATTCAACAACCGcaaagcatttaaaaaaaaaaaaaaaaaaaaaaaaaaaaacaacctcaAAGCACCAACATTGGAATAGCCAAATGTCATTGAAATATATAGCTAAATTTTGTATAAAGGACCTGCATTAGACTAGCTAAAACCTTTAGCTTAGATTTCATCCAATTAGTTAATTCTATGCTTACTTGTTCATTACTTGCATTGTATGCTGATGTTAATTAGTTTATTCCGAGTTTATATgtgtaatttttcatatatatatatatatatatatgtctgtgtgtgtgtgatttctgttacatatagttatttttttatattatttgtatattttactaatgtgattggacaaaacagttattttatattaaaaaaataacttaactaattacattaatgaaatatataaaagttactatacataaaatttttgtgtagaaattttaGCTATCAGAGGAGAAATTAAGCTGGCATCATGCACGTGCAATTGCAAGTTTGAACCAAGAATCTGTGTCCATGGAGTAAGTGGAGTTATttaagttttcttcttatttaattatcaataaaatgaacaaaaatcaGTGAAGTCCGAGCTAGGAGGGACTGTGCATAGGCGATTGCATTGAGCTCGTAGCTAGGGAATAAGCGATTATGATTTAATAAGTTGGCAAAATAATGCCCCCCTTTTGTGCTCTAAACAAGAAGATCGAGTCTCTCCCGTGCATGCAGAACGGACATAGTTatctccaatatatatatatatatatatcctggaAGAAAGATAACTACTTTTcttattgagaaatgatatttgtaaataaaatacgcaagtcccatatattattttttttaaaaattgagtaaatataaaatttattcaaaaattttaattttttaataattgatccAATTCTTTTTCTGAAAAGTGTGAAACACTACACAATACATGATTGTATCTTACATTACTCagataaaaattacaaagattCATGCAAAATTTGTGAAAGCTAAAACACAGCCAAGCAAGTTTCAGAACATGCATTGCAAAACGTGTATTTGTGGAAAATCATACCAAAAGTGAAAATGTTACATCGCCAATCACACTGTCCAATGGAAATATTCATTACAGCATCCATTCACTTTCCCCACCCCATCAATGGACGAACAATAGTTGGCCACAAATCCCCATAATACCAGTTCAATTATGTCTCTATGGAACATTATAATCTCTTCAAACTTTTCTTTCTtgcatctatttttttcttgtctGCCTGAACTTTTGCCAATCCACCTTCCTTCTTTTGTGGATTGATCGCTGTGGCCGGAGCAGACCCACTAACTCCAGTGTCTGCTGTGGGTGCTACGGCAGCTGGCTGCTCTGGCCCATTTCCCCTGGTGGCTGTTGTAGAAGGGGCCGGTGGGGATGGTAATGGCAAGGCAGCACCTGGTGATATGCTCTTCTGATCAGCATTAAGAACTGAGGTATTGGTCTGGTCAACATTCAATGCAGTGGTGGACTCGGATATAGCTCCCGATTTAAACTTGGGTTTTGGCTTAGCATGGATCCCAGTATAAAGCCTGCAAAAAGTTTGGAAACACGCTCAGGTTCCTTGTACTCAaggaagagagaggagaaaaggGGTGGTGTGGGGGAAGGGAagggaggggaaaaaaaataaaggcaaCCCTTGGCGTAGATATGCTTTCTTTAACAAGGCATCAATTTTCACCGCAAAAGTGAAGTAAGAAGTCTGCAAGACAATTTTTACTCCAAGTTATCCAAAAAAACACCTCAAGGAGGGCTATCACACCGAGTTTAATATGACACATCGTCAAGGTTTgacattttccattttttcacaTTAATACATTATCTCAAGACACACCAAATCAAATCCAAGTTAAGCATGCAAAAATATAAATGCCCAATGATGGAAGCATTTGAAGAAAGCCCAACTATGATAAGGCTGAAAATGAAGAATTATGAATCTCTCTTAAGATCCCATAAAACATGGCAGTCCAAGGCCAAATTCACCATGGGAAAATGTCTGCCTTATGTATTTTTCCACAGAAAGCTCCCCTGTTCCAATATATCACAACATGAAGTGGATAACGAGACAGGAATGACTGACCTAGCATGTCTAGCATACTCCTCATAATTCTCAAGCAGCATCTTGCCAGCTTGTTCATTCAAAGCTGATTCTGGAAATGGTTCAATCAATAAACACCTAACTACCTGTAACCAAACCtcagtcaaggaatcaaaattGAACAGAATCTAAAGCTAATGCAATTGATTGTCGAACTTTTAGAACAGTCTCAAACAGATGGCAAAAGAAGTGGAAGAAGAACTAAATTATGTTCTACACTAAAAAGCACATGAGCCTTACAATGAGAACATGCCGTAACCCAAGACTCGGATTCCAATCCTTTTTAAGTGTGTTGACACAGATCTCACCATTGTTTGCAATGTTTGGATGGAAAATCTTAGTCAGGAAGTAACCTTCAACACAAAATAAGATGTCAGTCACAGTAAAATCAAAGATGCATCCGTTATAAAAGTTATTGTTTCCAAGTTAAAACTGTAACAAGTATCAACAAACCTTTGGGAGGAGAGTGTGGAAAGTCATGAGATAATAATAACTTCATGCGGAAaacaccattttcatatggagtCCCAGCTGCAAGTCAAGAATGCTCATTCAGTTTGAAGCCTTCACAATGCCTAAAAAAGAGTAAACTTATGAAGACAAAGCTACATGCCTGGGCCATCAATATCACCATATATGGTTGAAAAATCATCATCGTTTACTCCAACTTTGATACCCTCAGGGGGTGATTCATCAAGATTCTTCAATTCCTTTGCAAGTTGCTTGATAACATTTGGTGGAAGATTTTCATTAGTCgcctgaaaaataaataaataaaaatattgtaagaggACTTTAACAATTCAAAAGTGACAATAGTAAAGAATGCCATGCTTCCATCATCACAATCCCAAAGCCTTTTCTtattttgaaacaaattaaaaacaaacttaaaaaaacaGGATCTGTGCCTCGCAAAAAGGGAAGGGCTAGGTTACCATATTAATGGCTGACAACAACTAGACATCATTTTATATGTGCAAATGCTCATGACAAAACTCTAGACCCGTTGATCAACAACCAAACAGTACATCAACAATATCATATCTCATTCTAGTTTCCTGGTTAAAGTGCATATATCACTACTTTAGAGCTTACCAAGGAATTTATTGAGTAAGAAGGACAAATAGTGAATTACTTGACCAATATAAACAAATCACAATATAAAGGCACGAAACTAAAGAGTGggcacaaaaagaaataaaaactctaCCATTGTCACAAAGAGAAAGGGAACCCTTATGCAAACTTTTCTTCCTGAGAACAAATCAATGCCCCAACCTAAACTTGCTTTTGTtcagagtgataaaaaaatagagtgCCGCCAAAAGTTCCTGCAAAAGAAATTTCTGTGAACAAATAGGTATTGGCTCCACAAACAGTATGCATCAAAGACAATTTAAGTTCATTAATACATCTCCACAGACAGATAACAAAACCTAGCAGATTGAATGAACAGCCAATGGTCTGGTAATGAAAGAATGTAGCATTCAAGGGGTCTTTAGACGCTTTGAACACAACCACAACTATACTCATGCAAATTATAGACGATGTGAGTAACACCAACAAAACATTTTTCacagcatttatatatattaatatacatatatatagagtgGTTTGAATATTATATGTGAGCAGTATGATTCGTTAATTGGCCAATTCCTATGTCAAATAACAATTACTAGAGTGAGTGGCTGGCACGATATTGTTACCCACAAATCCACAGGCGTATTGGGTTAAAGTGAGGTTACATCATGTTTGAAGCCTTAAGAAATGATTGCTTAAGGATTTAAATCTCAACCCTCACATTTCCAAGATCTCAACAAGTGTGGCCAAAGCTCAAAGGAGAGTCAATGATTCAATAGGGAAAGTGGGAGACAACAATGTTGATTGTTGTCAATGACTCCCTTTGTAGAGCAAGAACGACTCGCTCTAATGATAGGCATGGACTCTTCGAGATGGCACAAGACACTTCGATTGTTAAGAAATTGCTCCATACAAGGGGAAGGCTAACTATGTATAGCTTCATTTGGTAAGAATAGACTCAAATGTGAAGGGGGAAGGTTTGTTTAACATCAAATAGTAGCGACAAAGGTGAGTGGTTGATATAACAGATTAAGCCCAAATTCAAACCCTTCAAAGCTCTTACAATGAAACTCCTAAGGTGTCAACTCtcacaaaaaatttataaaaaataaaataaaaataaaaaaatccaacatcATATTTACTAAATCATATTTCCTTGACATCCCTGAAATATAGTGTTTCAAATGAACATAACATTATCTAACATGAGACCCTTTCTGAAAAACTTCTACCATAATAAGACTAGTCACCTAAAATTTCACCCGCCGAAAAGCAAGAAAAAGGggaataaaatttataactcATAAAAACTGTCATCCCCGAGTTCTAGAGAAAACAAAATGACCCACCTTTCAGTATCTACATCTAgcatatattctacacaaactaaATTAATTACAGACTTTAAGTTGCTTTGctattactcattactataacAAAATCATTACGGAAAGATAACCGGCAGAAGCACATTTTACATGAAAGGCAAGATGTGTTATTCAATGTCTCATACAAAAACAAACTTGTTAGCTGAGACATGGAATTCAAACCACTGCTGAAGGTACACCTCATTCGAGGTAATAAATTTCCCCtttcttcaataaaaaaatgtatttcccaaaaaaaaaacaaaaaaaactcaaGAACACAAAAGCACCCCATTCTTTGTGTACCAGGCTCAATGCACGAAGCTCCTGCCTGCATTATCAAGATCTAAAAATAACCTACGAGTAAAAATCAAATCATGGGAACAAGTTTTTCTGATCATCAATCTTCCCGATAATTAGTGACTCTGATTTTGTGTAGATAAAAGCATTTTTTATACAGTTTATCAGTCTGTTGGTTTTGTCTCTTCCATTTCCACTTTCTAGCTCATCCAAAAACTAACATATATGGATCCGTGATCCTACCTTTCTTCTTCAATC
This sequence is a window from Carya illinoinensis cultivar Pawnee chromosome 9, C.illinoinensisPawnee_v1, whole genome shotgun sequence. Protein-coding genes within it:
- the LOC122277156 gene encoding ubiquitin-conjugating enzyme E2 22-like, which translates into the protein MATNENLPPNVIKQLAKELKNLDESPPEGIKVGVNDDDFSTIYGDIDGPAGTPYENGVFRMKLLLSHDFPHSPPKGYFLTKIFHPNIANNGEICVNTLKKDWNPSLGLRHVLIVVRCLLIEPFPESALNEQAGKMLLENYEEYARHARLYTGIHAKPKPKFKSGAISESTTALNVDQTNTSVLNADQKSISPGAALPLPSPPAPSTTATRGNGPEQPAAVAPTADTGVSGSAPATAINPQKKEGGLAKVQADKKKIDARKKSLKRL